In Myripristis murdjan chromosome 5, fMyrMur1.1, whole genome shotgun sequence, the genomic stretch tgttatttgaaaaatatgaatttgaattaaaattGAATCAGTGAATATAAGGCCTAGAATTACATCAAGATTTTATCAGATAAGATGCCACCTAATGTGTCACATTGTTAGGTTTCTTATAGTTTTTCTGTTATGATTGGTGCACTTTGCTCCAATATAGGAATGCTGTAAGAGCGTTTGCAATGTACTCAGATGTAGTTAGTGCTGAAAGGCATGTTGTCATTATGTTGATGGTGCACCAACAACATGCATGCTTGATTCTAGTACAAAATCAATGGGTGCTGATTGATCAGATCCATAGAATGCCCAGACTGTGTACAATATGGAAATTGTAATGTGGAAAAACTTCACTACATCTATTGCATTAGCTTTTCACAAGTACTTTGCAAATATCTGTGCATCGTGGCACCAGTCACACCAATGTAATCCCCTAGCATATGTGCTAAACTCTGgcagtaaaagaaaatgttatttctCAAATGACAAATACGATTGAACAGAGCTCATGGCCTGTCCTCCTCATTTTTTGCACAGGAGCAGTTCACAGCGATGAGGGACCTGTACATGAAGAATGGCCAAGGCTTTGCCCTGGTATACTCCATCACAGCACAGTCCACCTTCAATGACCTCCAGGACCTGAGGGAACAGATCCTACGAGTAAAGGACACAGAGGACGTAAGTAGCTTCACACAAGGGTTAATTTCTTCACCTGTTCCTTGATATTTAACACTAATCCTGTCCTAACCAGCAGCCATGTCTTTGATTCCATCAACAAATCTGGGGAATGCCTCATTTGGGGATATTCCACCCttagttttgctttttgtaCATACAGTGTGGTTTTCCCCTTCAAATCTCCCTCCCAGCATGGATCTATAACGGTTCAAACAAAATAAGGATATGCCGTCTCAATATTTCCCCATTTCGCTTGTTATGGAACAGCACATTTCCCCTTCTCTGTATCTGTGGTAAGTTAGAAGTCTGTTGGAGTGAGCGAGCCCTCCATCCCCTTTCTGGTAGGGCAGATAGCGCGTCAGCAGGATCTAGGATGCCCTTTTTTGGTGATCTGTGGAGGGAATGAATGTTACCATAACCCCCTCACTCAGTGTttccttctctcgctctctctctctctccccccctctctctctgtctttcttccccaCCAGCCATCTATAAACCCCCTCTCCAGCTTGGTACAGAAGCTTTATAcctctcctgcctgtctgtccctctctggctcccctccctcttctttctATGCCAATATTCTCCTCTGCGTTTTGTTTTGATTGGCCTTTCAGCGCCTGTTGCTCTTTGctcccccctcctttctctGGCCTGCCTTGTGGTCTAACTGTGGTCTGGCACTCTGTGTTGGTGATTGGACTCTCTGGGATGATGTGCAAGGAAAGCCCCAaatcatcaaaaacacacaggattGTGAAGCTGTGGTGCTTTGAGTCCCCATGGTAGGGGGACCAGTGTTAGCCTCTGGCGAACCAATGGATTGCAGGATCCTTGGCTCCTGGACATGGAAGAAAGCAGTTGCCATCCCTCTTCTCTGAATATATCCCCAGTCCAAACAGTTGTGCTTATCTGCTTATTATGGCCGTACCATCAACTATCGTTCCACTGGGTATTTAAGCCTTTAGCAATGAGGACCACAACATCTGTTTATCTTTCTTTTGCCCCTTGCAAGAATGTACCACCAAAGGAAATgcttaacatgttttttttccctttcttcttttcatcGAAGAGAACAAATTTCTTTGTAGGCTTTCAAGTCATTGCAGAGCTAAAGCAGTCATTCTAGTCGCCGCTGCAGCTGTTCTCATTTCCAGAGCTTGATGGGAATGCCACGCACCATTTACTGCAACGCTGGCAAAATGTACAGATACACTCGTTATTGCCAAGCTCAATTAAAAGTCCTTTTAATGACCTGTGCATTGAACGAAGTTCGCCCAGATTGCTCCTCCTGAGGAGACTTGTTCAGGAGTCTCATGAGGTGGAGAGTAAAGTAACTCGACCAGTCACCAGTGTATTAAAAGCTCACATCCCCTATTTCCTTCCAGTGTTCTTATGTAAGAGAGGTCTTATGACTTTTCCGGGCCAGCTCTGTCTCTACTTGTGTGACTCTGGCGGTACTAATGCCTGACTCCGTGCTTGTGACTCACCTCTTCATTTGGAAGTACTGACTCCATTCATCTAAGCCAGGCTCAACTTCCCTGTTGTGTATGCTCAGCAATCCAATCTCTAGAATGCCATTGTGGGCGGGATAGGACCTGTCTGTACCATGTTAAGAGCCTCTGAACAGATTCTCTGTGGGCTGTGTGGATTCTACAAGTAGGCTAACACcgcctctgtgctgctgacactgaacattttttcttccctgcaTACCTCCATtcttccatccctctctctctctctctccatctcttcatccCAGCTCAGCTTATAGTTTGTGTTAGAAGGGCATACCACCGGTTCTCCCAGGACCCTTGGGAGGACTGTCGTTCAACAGTCCAGTCTGAGGGCTTGTTTGGATATCAAACATCAAGCAGCAACCACCATGGGGTTAGTCCAAACATCCCCACTTCCTGTCGTCTGCCCCacagaccagagagagagagagagagagagaaagaaatgaggaGGCTGGAATATTCAGCCCTCACCTTAACAAGTAAAACGTTCTCTAGAGGTACTAGGCCTTACCCCTGTCCAAGAACAACCTCTGAACACTAGACACTTGTGGATGGCTTGAATAAGTAAGAGCAAGTTGATGCATGTCAGACTACTACCGTATTGCTTACAAATATGCGGTTTTTCCAGATCTGTAACTCAATGTCTGGGGGCTGATTTTTAGAACAAGAAATGGGGAATGAAGGCAGCGTTTCCCatgcatacatttatttgtttgcaggCCCACCACAAATAGATTTCCCAGCTGATATATTAACAGCGCCTCTTGTGCCACATGCAAAATTTTTCCACTGTGTGATTCTGTGTCTCTAGTTTGCCCTGCTTTGCCACCAACACAAATAACCTCTGAACCCATGGCGAACACAGGAAGAAATGCTAATCCTTTCCTGCAAGAACAGTTTCTTGCatcttgatgtttttgtttctgttgtcatgCAGTTTTATAGGGGGTGGTTCAGCGAACAGAACAGGACTTTGAAAATAAACTGTATGGGCACACACGGAGTCTTAACACTATCATGTAATTCCAGAGAGCAGCTAGTGCATGGAGTCTTGCTCAAATGTTAGAAAACATTCAGGAAGGAAAGCGATGTTATCCTGGCTGGGTGGGGCTGCCATGACTTCCTCTGGGCCAGCATGCTCCCTAGATAGCTGGTCAGGAAACAGCAGGCAGGATGAGACGCATCCCGACACCCTGACTGCCCCTCTGCCCACTGACAGTTAGGGCTAAGGTTTTGCCAAGAATAGTCCCTTccttagagtttttttttttcttgaccttCGTCACTTAATATCTATGAAGGGGTtcacagaaaaggaaaatgtgttgCATATTTGGGAGATTCCAAAAGCAGTTATACTTTGTTTTGGTGGTTGTGATCTTATTGCAGTACCTACGGATGTGGGTGAAAAGGATGTCCTTttaaagacacaaaacaaaaagaaacagccatcCATCTGTCTTGGCCCACTTACTTCTGCTTAGGGTCACATGGTCCTGCAGACAGCATGCATTTGGctgaaggcagggaaacactctggacaggttgccagttgATCACAGGGTTAACACAGACAAAGGCACCTCATTCACATCTATGGGCAGTTTAGAGTCCTTGCACTGTTTGAAGACACTGAAGCACCTGAAGGGGAAAGCCATACAAACTCCACATTACGGATCAGGACCAGGATTCAATCCTTCAGCCCTCTATCTGTGAGGCAACAGCACTcaccactgagccaccatgctgCCAAGAAACTGCCTCCTCCACtatttcatattgattttttattgtcttttgtttttgcgTTGACTAACCCTAAATGATTTTCCTTCACAACCTTCCCTTGGGGGCTGATTGATTTTCTTGATTGTCTTTGTGGACCTTCCATCTAGCCttcaaattgaattgaatagacTGCTTAACTGTTGATAATGATGCCTTCCATTTAATCATTTGAGCTCACACTTGAATTGAACTGTATTGATGAATGGCAGGCCCAGTCATTCTCTCACTCCATCTTATGTTCTTACGTTCTAACTCCCAACTTTCTCACCTCTCTGTCTgatcatcctcctcctcgtcctctcccAGACCCAGACCTCTGCTCTTTACCCTGTCCTCTCTGCCCCTCATTTTGGTCTTTGTTCCCCCAtcacctctttctttcttcctctctaaaccctcattttttcttcattacccctcctctcctcaatCCCTTCCATTTTCTTATTTCACGTTTTCCTAACCTGCCTCCTACATTTCTCCACCTTTCTTTCTATATCTGTTCAGTTTTGCCACTCAAAGCAAATTTCAGTCAGTCTGTTTCAGTCTGTCCTAGATGAGCGTCtgcttttctatttattttcagtgctgAAAAAATGTCTATGTAGATTCATTATAAAATAGTATAAATGGTATTTTGTATTAGTATAAcattaaatatttcaaaagagAGAATCAATGGTAAATATTCATGAGCTTGTACATATTACTCCTACCCGTCCTCAGGTGCCGATGATCCTGGTGGGGAACAAGTGTGACTTGGAGGATGAGCGTGTGGTGGGGAAGGAGCAGGGCCAGAACCTGGCCAGACAGTGGAACCACTGTGCCTTTTTAGAGTCCTCTGCTAAGTCAAAGATCAATGTCCTCGATGTGAgttagagcacacacacatacacacggctGACTGTTGTCAACAGCAAATCCACAAGCACCACCTGCAACACTACATTCTTCTGTTTGGTTTATTCCTGTAGTTTTAGGAATAGTTTAATGGCAATCCAGACATGTTGTCATTAGAGAAATGATCCataggaggaggagagtgttGACAAAGACAAAGGGATGTATGAAGTTATGAGTCACCACACAATACCACACCCTTGTCAAAACTACTGTTTGTGTACAGCAGCCTGTATCCATGTTAGAGCTTCAACTGAAGGCTCTAAAGTGCAATAGTGTGCCTTTGGATCAGGAAAGAAAAATTAGTTTACCTGTGGGAGTCCACTCATGTTTTCTGTTCCCTCTgacctctcttctctctcttttttttttttttttttttttataaatcttTTTTAGATCTTCTATGACCTGGTCAGACAGATAAATAGGAAAACGCCAGTGGAAAAGAAGAAGGCGAAAAAGAAATCCAACTGTGTCCTGCTTTAAAGatcccacccctccctgcccctgcagcagctctgagccaggtgtgtgtgtgtgtgtgtgtgtgtgtgtgtgtgtgtctaaagtATCTTAACACCTCCCAACAACATTAGTCATAAAGCCCCAGCCCTTTGGTCTTCATTAGATTTCCTGGATGATGCTACTTACATGAGTTATAATTAGTAACTCATCACAGTATGTATTACTACTGCTATGTTACTGGTGAAGTGGACTGTGTTTTTCCAAATTAACTGACCCCATGCCAACCTCCTAAATTGGACTGGAGTAATATAAGTGGACCTAGAGTATTTAAAGGTGCTTTTAGTGGGTAGTTAATCCAGTGTATTTGGCTTTTAgtctgtcatttcatttctgcTGCAGCCTGGATTAGAAATGCTGCCATTGTTTTAAGAGGAACCATTCCATGTGATGGTGGATCAGTCAGGCATCTTGTTCACAGGATATTTGTGTAGGATGTGTCGTGTTACTTTCTATAAACTGCCGCAGTTAGCATCTCATGACAGTGACACGCATTCCTTGGCTGCTGCAGAGTTTCATACCATAAATGTTTCTGAATGGTTTGCCATCCCTTAACAGTGTGAAGTGCTCTCATCAgcactttttctctttgtgaTTGCGCCATCTCtaatcaatgaatgaataacttatttggcaaaaaaatgaagaatgtcAGCagtattttacattgttttacattAACTGGTTaagtgtgagaaaatatctgTCCTCATCGGTTTGTTTTCCAGTAAAATGAAAGTTCCTTCTCCATTTCTCAGACAGTTTCCTAGCTACGTTTCGGAAATGGAGAAGTTGGAGAACCATACCACTAAATAAAATAGACTGCTTTCCGGTTAAATCTTTCACAACACACCCACTTATTTAATAAGGCTATTCTTGCCTCCACTAATATTTTCTGTGGGAAATGATATTAAATCTTCACCCTTAGTAGATTTTACATTGCTATCTTACAATCAGCTGCATACTGCAGCCAGCAAGCCCTTGTGGCTGTTTTGTGAACATTAGTGGCCATTTAGTGgccatttttttcctgccacT encodes the following:
- the LOC115359219 gene encoding ras-related protein Rap-1A-like gives rise to the protein MREYKLVVLGSGGVGKSALTVQFVQGIFVEKYDPTIEDSYRKQVEVDGQQCMLEILDTAGTEQFTAMRDLYMKNGQGFALVYSITAQSTFNDLQDLREQILRVKDTEDVPMILVGNKCDLEDERVVGKEQGQNLARQWNHCAFLESSAKSKINVLDIFYDLVRQINRKTPVEKKKAKKKSNCVLL